The sequence TTCTGTGCACAATGATTGCTCACACTTCCCAAAAATGCCctgtcaatatatatataaaaaataaaaattcaggAGTTGAGTTTCAGAACTTAGATCTGAATCCAAATTGCAATAACTGAgctcatatatataatataaataaatataaataaaaatctaaatatctaagcaatctatatataaaaaaatccaaataaaaaaataaatatattgtggATTGAACACCTTTTGATGACACCGTAGCCATGACTCCCCATGACCAAACAATCAACATTTAATTTATCAGCCACCTCACAGATCACATCCCTTGGATCCCCTTGCTCCACCATCGTCTCCACCTTAATCTAAATACACCACATCAACCACTTCCAACATATTAAATTCCATAAGAAAGACAACTCACTTCGTGCGATAAGATgatgaaaaatttataatatgaaGATTAAAAATTTGTATATTTGAGTCGATAAAACTATATTTTGACTTATtgatatactaaaaatatggTGGTCACATACATACAACTAGCTTACTTGATCATTCAATTCTTTGCAAACTTCTTTAGCTTTGTCTATCACAGAATGGGCAACCTCGTTCCCATACCTCTCCACGGTCGCGATAATATCCGGGGAAAACAAATACCCTACCAATcaaacaaaatttgaaattaaattaaaaaaaaaagtagaataTCAAGACTTGATCAAAGTAAACCTGTTGCATCCATGGCTGTGTACACGACTCGAGCTGGTTTGGCATAGAGGAGGACGATGGTGTCTTTGGGATTTCGATCACAAAGGAAGTTTTTGAGATACCAAGAAAGCGCGTACGCACTTTCGTCACCTTCATCAACTGCAACCAAAATCGTGCGACCCCTTTCTTCTGCCATTGATTCGTTTGGAGGAGTAGAATGGTGAAATAGACAATGTAATGAAGACAAGAATTTTCCAGGCTTGAGATATCTATACACAAGTGTCTATATATATTGTTGGGAAATGGGATTTGATTCGATTGGCTGCCTCTTTGGTGGTTTTAAAATGGTGGGCAAATGTTCaatactttaattaaatatatatttgatatggaCTTTATCCATAACTTTCTTACACATTCCACTAATCTTTTATTTTGAAAAG comes from Primulina huaijiensis isolate GDHJ02 chromosome 2, ASM1229523v2, whole genome shotgun sequence and encodes:
- the LOC140960028 gene encoding universal stress protein PHOS34-like, with product MAEERGRTILVAVDEGDESAYALSWYLKNFLCDRNPKDTIVLLYAKPARVVYTAMDATGYLFSPDIIATVERYGNEVAHSVIDKAKEVCKELNDQIKVETMVEQGDPRDVICEVADKLNVDCLVMGSHGYGVIKRAFLGSVSNHCAQNVKCPVLLVKKPKSNGANHRHQ